Below is a genomic region from Chloroflexota bacterium.
CGGTCTCGCCGCTCGCACCGAGTGGGTAGCGGCCGACCCAGCTCAATGCACCTCGCAGCTGCCAGTGCATCCAGACGGAGCCAGGGGCTGCGTCGGCCGGCTGGCCGGTCAGCCGCTGCTTGATCCGTCCCAGAAAACCGGTCGACTGCTCCTCAACGACCGGCCGCTCGGGAGGAGCGAGGGGCGGCTCCAGCAGCACGACCTGGTAGCGTACTCCCCACGAGCAGGCCCAGACTTCGCGTTCTTCAAGCTCCAGTCTCGCCAGCGGGATGAGCGTGTCCTGAGCCGTGCGCTGGCGTCGTCGAGGCGGCTTGACCGCCGTCCATCCATCAGGCGGCTGCTGCGCCAGCAGGCGCAATCGGAGCAGCCGGCAGGCGCTTTCGGCCAGCGCCAGGGCGCGCAGACCGGTGGCGGCGTCGGGCGCATCGGCGACAGCGGCCACATGTGCTGCGACGGCCGGCAGGCCGACCTCGGCGAGCCCCTCGGCCAGCCGGCAGAACTCGTCGGCTTCGGCCGACGCCTGCCGCCAGCCGGAGGTCAGGAGCCGCTGTACGCGCTCCTCAACCTGGAGCAACTGGGCGGTGAGGCCACGGGCAGCCTCGCTGTCGATCATGTCCTGCGCCTCAACACATTCATCCGGGGAAGATCCGACCGTAGCTGCCGCGCCCCGTCGAGCGCGGGGTCATCCCGACCACCGAGAGCGGGCGCAGGCGCGGTCCGAACGCCGTCGGCGTCACGATGCCAAACAGGGCGAACGGGTCGTCCGGCGGCGGGGCCAACTCAAGTCCGGCCACGGCGAGTGCGCTCCAGTCCAGCGCCAGAAACTGTCCGCTCCTGTCGAGAGCGCCGGCCGGCGCCCCGGCGCGGGTGGTCGCGAGACCAGGTGTGCCCTCCGGCGCGGTCAGCAGCGCCGACGGACGGAACAGGACCGCTGCCTCGGGTTGCCCGAATGGGGATGCCGCCCGCTCGATGAGCCTTCGCTGGATCTCGGTCACATCGGAGGCCGCCCCCTGAACCAGTCGGTCCAGGTGCTCGCTCCGCAGTGTGGCGCGCTCATACTGCGCGAGCTTGATCCGTCGTGGTGCCAGGCCCGGGTAGAGGCCGGCCGAGCGGACCAGCAGCCGCAGCCGATGGTTCGGCGGCTCAGTTCCGCGCAGGCGGCGCGGCGCGATCACGCGGTCGACGTAGATCGTCAGGGACGCGAGGTCCGCCAGGTACGAGGTCGCGACCAGGAACTCGCCGTCGCTCTCCTGCGTCGTTGCCACCTGCACCAGCTCCAGGTCGGCGACCGGCTCCAGCTCCTCCGCGCGCCAGGTCTTCCCGAGCAGGTCCTCGGCGAGGCGCGGATCGAGCGCGACGCTGCCGTCGAGCATCGCGCCGGTCGCGGTGCGACAGCGGTACAGGTCGAGCAGCAGGCTGGTGAAGGTGGCGGCATCGATGCCCTGCGAGTCGGCCACGGCCCGTTGGAGCTGCATCAACAGGTTGCCGAGCCGCCGCAGCTTGAGCGCGCGCACCAGCTCGCCGCACTGCGCGATCAACTGCGACTTCTCCGCGCCGAGCGCCATCAGGCCGCCGTCGGTCAGCTCCAGCAGCAGGCGGTCCAGGACGTCGAGTCCGGCTGCGCGCTGCGCGGCCGGCTCGACCTTCGTCTTCGATGCACCGCCCGCACGACTGGTCTTCTTCCTGGCCGCCGGCGCAGGCGGCTCCGGCAGCGAGTCCAGCACCGAGAAGGCGGCCGGCTGTTCCAGCAGCGCCGCGCAGACGGCCACCACGTGCTTGCAGAATTTGTTGCGCCGATGGGCCGGACAGGTACAGGTCACCCTGGCCTCATCGGCGGCGGGCAGGCGCACTGAGACCCGGTAGTCCGTCGAGCCGGACACCAGGGCGAACGCGGCCGGCTCCTCGACGCCCGGCGCGACGGACCCATCCTTGACATGGCCCTTGCGAAGGTAGTCACGACCGGCCTTGTACGCGGAGTCGCCGGCCAGTTTCTGGAGTCGCTGGCCGAGGCTGGTCAGTTGCGGCAGCGTGGCCGGGTCAAACGACATCGTCTGCCCCCCGCCCGTCGCCCCGCAGCGCCCGTTCGACGGCATCCACCAGCTTGCCTGGCGTGGCGGCGAAGGTCGGGATGTCGAGCGCCGCGACTTTGCGCGCCATATCTGCGTCGAACGATGCCGTGCCCTTGTCGTTGAGCGCCAGCACGCACAACACGTGCGCCCGCGACTCCTTCAGAGCGCCCAGCCCCGCCAGGAGGTTCTCGCGGCTGCCGCCCTCGATCAGGTCCGTGATGAGCAGCAGCAGGGTCTTCTCCGGCTGGGTCACCAGCGACGCCCCGTACTGGACAGCCCGCGCGATGTCGGTGCCGCCGCCGAGCTGCACGCCGAACAGCATCTCGACGGGGTCCGACAGTTGATCGGTGACGTCGGCGACGGCCGTGTCGAAGAAGACGAGGCGGGTGTCCAGCGCCGGCAGCGATGCGAAGACCGCCGCCACGATGGACGAGTACACGACCGACTCGCCCATCGATCCGCTCTGGTCCACCAGGATGATGACGCGCCACTCGTGGAAGCGCTGCTGATTGGCGAAGAAGTGGACGCGCTCCGGCACGATCTTCCTGAGCGACGGCTGATAGTTGCGAAGTCCCTCGCGGACCGTCCGCTTCAGGTCGAGATTGCGTGCCACGCGCAGCGGACTGTGCCGGTCGCGCCGCATCGCCCCGAGCAGCGCCTGCCGGGTCTCGTTCTCCAGCCGCTTGCGGAGGTCGTCCACGATCTCGCGGACGACCTGTCGGGCCGTCTCACGCGTTTGCTCGGGCATCAGGTGCTTGAACGCCAGGATCGTCGCGACCAGCCCGACATCCTTCTGCAGCGACTGGAGCGCTTCCGGTTCGAGCAGCAACTGGCGCAAGCCTCTCCGCTCGATGGCGTCCTTCTCCATGAACGCCACCACGTCCCGCGAGAAGTAGCGCCGAATGTCGCCCAGCCAGCTTGCGACGTAGGGGCTGCTGGCCTCCGAGCCGCCCCGCTGGCCGCCGTCGCCGTAGAGGAAGTCCAGGGCACGGTCAACCTCGCCCAGCCCGGACTCGGACTGCACGGCCTGCTCGGCCTCGGCCCAGATGCCGCCGGCCTGCTGCCGCGACTGCTCAGGCCCGAGCACCAGCCGCCAGCGCAAGAGCGTCCGTTGGGCCGCGTCGTCAGGCGCCGATGCCATACCGATCCTTCCAGTCCTGGAGCGTGGCTGCGACGGCCCGGTCGGCCTCCTCCAACCACGCCCGGTCGGTGGAGGTCACCTGAAGCGCGCGCCCCGCCGTCGTGGCGCTCAGCCCGAGGAGCGCCCCCAGCGTCTCCGAGAGGTAGACGCGCTCCGGGCCGCTCAGGTTGCCGAGGCTGCGCCGAAGCACCGGCAGCAAGGGGGTCAACTGCTCCAGCTCGAGGCCGGCCAGGAACTCCGTCACCGCGCCGACGAGCGCCCGATTTCGCACCAGCGTCGCCCGGTGCAGCACGAACAGGCCCGACACCAGACGTGCGTTGTCGACGGCGTCCGTGACGGAGGACAGCCAGTAGCGCAGCCGGGCGGTCAGGTCGCCGTCGGCGAGCCGACCGCCAAGCTCCAGCAGCACCAGCGCCAGGCCGCGCAGCATCGGGTTGCTGGCCGG
It encodes:
- a CDS encoding VWA domain-containing protein, with the translated sequence MASAPDDAAQRTLLRWRLVLGPEQSRQQAGGIWAEAEQAVQSESGLGEVDRALDFLYGDGGQRGGSEASSPYVASWLGDIRRYFSRDVVAFMEKDAIERRGLRQLLLEPEALQSLQKDVGLVATILAFKHLMPEQTRETARQVVREIVDDLRKRLENETRQALLGAMRRDRHSPLRVARNLDLKRTVREGLRNYQPSLRKIVPERVHFFANQQRFHEWRVIILVDQSGSMGESVVYSSIVAAVFASLPALDTRLVFFDTAVADVTDQLSDPVEMLFGVQLGGGTDIARAVQYGASLVTQPEKTLLLLITDLIEGGSRENLLAGLGALKESRAHVLCVLALNDKGTASFDADMARKVAALDIPTFAATPGKLVDAVERALRGDGRGADDVV
- a CDS encoding SWIM zinc finger family protein, giving the protein MSFDPATLPQLTSLGQRLQKLAGDSAYKAGRDYLRKGHVKDGSVAPGVEEPAAFALVSGSTDYRVSVRLPAADEARVTCTCPAHRRNKFCKHVVAVCAALLEQPAAFSVLDSLPEPPAPAARKKTSRAGGASKTKVEPAAQRAAGLDVLDRLLLELTDGGLMALGAEKSQLIAQCGELVRALKLRRLGNLLMQLQRAVADSQGIDAATFTSLLLDLYRCRTATGAMLDGSVALDPRLAEDLLGKTWRAEELEPVADLELVQVATTQESDGEFLVATSYLADLASLTIYVDRVIAPRRLRGTEPPNHRLRLLVRSAGLYPGLAPRRIKLAQYERATLRSEHLDRLVQGAASDVTEIQRRLIERAASPFGQPEAAVLFRPSALLTAPEGTPGLATTRAGAPAGALDRSGQFLALDWSALAVAGLELAPPPDDPFALFGIVTPTAFGPRLRPLSVVGMTPRSTGRGSYGRIFPG